Proteins from a genomic interval of Phaseolus vulgaris cultivar G19833 unplaced genomic scaffold, P. vulgaris v2.0 scaffold_15, whole genome shotgun sequence:
- the LOC137816998 gene encoding ubiquitin-conjugating enzyme E2 7, whose translation MASQASLLLQKQLKDLCKNPVDGFSAGLVDETNIFEWSVTVIGPPDTLYEGGFFNAIMSFPPNYPNSPPSVKFTSEIWHPNVYPDGRVCISILHPPGDDPNGYELASERWTPVHTVESIVLSIISMLSSPNDESPANVEAAKEWRDRRDEFKKKVSRCVRKSQEML comes from the exons ATGGCGTCCCAAGCAAGCCTCCTCCTTCAGAAGCAGCTCAAAG ATCTCTGCAAGAACCCCGTTGATGGATTTTCCGCCGGTTTGGTCGACGAAACCAACATTTTTGAATGGAGCGTCACTGTAATTGGGCCTCCCGATACTCTCTA TGAGGGAGGATTTTTCAATGCCATTATGAGCTTTCCACCCAACTACCCAAATAGTCCGCCATCAGTGAAATTTACCTCTGAGATATGGCATCCCAATG TTTATCCTGATGGGCGAGTTTGCATATCAATTCTTCATCCTCCTGGTGACGATCCGAATGGTTATGAGCTTGCAAGTGAGCGTTGGACACCTGTTCATACA GTAGAAAGTATAGTATTAAGTATCATATCGATGCTTTCTAGTCCTAATGATGAATCTCCTGCAAATGTTGAAGCTGCG AAAGAGTGGAGAGACAGGAGAGATGAATTCAAGAAAAAAGTTAGCCGGTGCGTGCGGAAGTCACAAGAAATGTTGTGA
- the LOC137816997 gene encoding uncharacterized protein translates to MTEDKAYKNPLIEFHPKSFVKRNHEYLILLLRGCFGSSVVGRTTFFLVKVAALEIIRRFSKNRCPFIWRGLQSLQILCYPPFKWIQRWAPFKGLVDSMQVLSRPLLALSIATLFSDKSIAMLTSDKSKCSDRKSDCSSEDAAVYSELSPLQVDLNISQCLTNPKILESEKWLTQLNQELENQGLSLPERINDDELRRFYAASNNDFSCFLASIKKTIRWRETYRILSEEEQKRWTKVVFWHGCDVEHRPCLIVRLGSACNTLSPEDRPRFAQAVISQVEYGVLHLVDADNPHITVLVDCDGLSPVRIPMQIMRSCSSLLLDHFPNRLGCMFVIQLSASVHAIARSFIQDLKPATRNKLKIEGEMYQKVLSDSLSTLPSYLGGCCTCMKCSTIGQQDMQPYATGTSRRDRVEDTSDNDSEEPPMLHPSNELEGRFYGQYDHLLRAAIVGMLIFWAFVALGSVVFDSSDLHLP, encoded by the exons ATGACTGAGGATAAAGCATACAAAAATCCGCTAATTGAATTTCATCCTAAAAGTTTCGTTAAGAGAAACCATGAATATCTCATTTTGCTGCTCCGTGGCTGCTTTGGAAGCAGTGTTGTGGGTCGTAccacattttttttagttaaagtTGCTGCTTTAGAGATCATAAGGAGGTTCTCCAAGAACAGATGTCCATTTATATGGCGAGGCCTTCAGTCTCTACAAATCCTGTGTTATCCACCTTTTAAATGGATTCAGAGGTGGGCACCCTTCAAGGGTTTGGTTGACAGCATGCAG GTCCTATCAAGACCTTTGCTAGCCCTTTCAATTGCAACATTGTTTTCTGATAAGTCAATTGCAATGTTGACTTCTGATAAATCAAAATGTAGTGATAGAAAGTCAGATTGTAGTTCAGAAGATGCAGCTGTATACTCTGAATTATCTCCTTTACAGGTTGATTTGAATATAAG CCAGTGTTTGACAAATCCTAAAATTTTAGAATCTGAGAAGTGGCTGACTCAACTCAATCAGGAGCTTGAAAATCAAGGACTTAGTTTACCAGAAAG AATCAATGATGACGAGCTTAGGAGATTTTATGCAGcttctaataatgatttttcatGCTTCCTTGCCTCAATAAAGAAGACCATACGATGGCGAGAGACTTACAGAATTCTCTCTGAGGAAGAACAGAAAAGGTGGACAAAAGTGGTTTTTTGGCATGGGTGTGACGTGGAGCACAGACCTTGCCTAATAGTAAGGCTCGGATCAGCCTGCAATACTTTGTCACCGGAAGATAGACCTCGATTTGCTCAGGCAGTCA TATCACAGGTGGAATATGGAGTCTTGCACTTGGTTGATGCAGACAACCCTCATATTACAGTGTTGGTGGACTGTGATGGGTTATCTCCAGTGAGAATTCCCATGCAAATAATGAGATCTTGTTCTTCCCTTCTGCTAGACCACTTTCCCAATCGTCTTGGTTGCATGTTTGTCATACAACTTTCAGCCAGTGTTCATGCTATTGCCCGGTCTTTTATTCAG GATCTGAAGCCTGCTACTAGAAACAAGTTGAAAATAGAAGGCGAAATGTATCAGAAAGTTCTTTCTGACTCTCTATCGACACTGCCTTCATATCTTGGAGGCTGCTGCACTTGCATGAAATGCTCCACCATTGGCCAACAGGATATGCAACCTTATGCAACTGGGACCAGCAGGAGAGACAGGGTGGAGGACACCAGTGACAATGACAGTGAGGAGCCTCCAATGTTGCATCCTTCCAATGAATTAGAAGGCCGCTTTTATGGTCAATATGACCATTTGTTGAGAGCTGCTATCGTAGGTATGCTTATATTTTGGGCTTTTGTGGCCCTTGGTTCTGTAGTATTTGATTCCAGTGATCTTCACCTGCCCTGA